The stretch of DNA TAACCAGTTTAGTTTCTAGTTTCTAATTGAACCGGGAGATCTGGTCAGATAAGAAAAATTCGACACAAAGCGTAGCAACAAATACaattctttaaaagaaaaaaccttttttttcaatgattttcttTGGCAGGCATTAAtggaaattcaaataaaatattattttaattcttttgtttaAAACGTGTCATTTTCATTCCAAAAAACTtgttattaaaaacatatattcttGTTGAAATTTAAATCTAGGTttgcatgcattttaaatgtTACTAACTTCCGAATGttctatttttagtttttgtcattaaattgtgatttaatatttCTCAAAAGTTCATtactattgttattttatttaagtcaGGGTATTGATCAGTTCAATGACTAGTACAAATTTTTGAAACACTTAAAAATTCCTATAAGATAGTGCCAAACAATGATAATGCAGATGATGAAGCAACCTTGCCATAAAAGTTCTATATCCCAGACGAACTATAGAACAAACAATCTTACTCAATAATAGCAATTATCCTATATTCAAAAAACATAGAACAATAGTAATTGGTATTGTGAACGTCCACACAAGTATAAATGGTGTAAATACAACTAATATAGAATCTCCACtcaaataaaaaagacaaaagtatctattttaatgtatttaacaGCATTTTTGACACCACCTTTTCATAAGCAAGCAATTTCGAAGTAATTTGTTCCAGCTGCTGCAAGTCTCAACCCAGCAAATATAGGAATGCTGAATGCTGACCTCACAATGCAACCATCAACAATGAATATTTTCAAGTCACTCATCAGTACTATATAAAGTATCAATCTTATAAAATCTCAAAATGCCTTATTATAGCCCAGCCACTTTTTAGCTTGGTACTAAAAAAACAGATGAATCACAACTTCTCACCAAATAGCAACCATTATTAACTAGAAAAGTTCACTCAAATATACACTAGGGCCTGAGGCTAGGAGACAAAGTTACCAGAGCAGCACCTCAAGTGACCAACTTCACCATATAACCATAAGAAAATTGCTGCTGTGTAAAGCTTTCCCAGAACCAAAGTGAAGACACCTCCATAAAAAACTTGTTGATATGTAAAGGATTTCATGAACAAAACCAACATGTGGTTGTTAAGTTCAGAAAACTGTGAACCATCAGGAACCTTTGGCCCTAATAACACTGCATCTGTCAACCATCAAGATTTCTACTCCACCTATTTCCAGATCTGGGTGTATTATGATTCGAATCACGCTCTGAGAACCTATCATTTCTAGATGCAAATCCCATTGCATCATTCCTGCCACCTCTCCGGTCTCTTTGTCTTCTCACATGATGACTAGATCTGTGTCCACCTGATTTCTTTTCGTCCTCAGCTTTATAGGTCAATGGTTGGATTCCCTGAAGATCAGGTTCAGGAACATACCCAAAAGGCCTCTTTGACTCGTCCATTCTTCTAAATGTGATTGATATCCTAGCAAAAGttttaacaaaaacaatatcAATAATTTGTGATTTGTTTGAAAACTTAGAAGCCATTGATAGAATATCAAATCGCTTAGCACCTTTTTGCAGGAACTGCTGGCACACAGTGCTTAGCTACATCAGCTCCATTTCCATTCAAGACAAGTACAGATCTGAAGAAAAAGACTACTTATAAGATTCTGAATCTTCTATAGAAATAAGAAAGTTGAAGAAGAATTCAATCTAACTATAAGAAATGTAATAGTTGAATCCAGACTGAATACTTACCCCACAGGTAATGGAATAGCAATCGAACCATCAAATTCACCGGGGCCTACAATCTTTAAGTTTGCTCCAAAAACTATATTGCACTCGCTAAGAAATGAGACAGTGCAAAATGGTCGAACAAAGTCATGGTTATCTATGTGTGGAGGTATACAGTCCCCTTCttcatatatattaacaatGCAACTGTCTGGCACACAAGTAGGAGGTAGTACATGCCACTTGATCAGTCGTCGGATGATGACTTTGAAAAGATCAGGTAAAGGATCAACCATTGAATGTGGAAGAATACCAGGTGGGTTACCATCTCTATCCTGTAACAAAAAACGTTACCATATTGAGACTTAAGTCACTTTTTACTCtgtttcaaaataaagaaacataaaagcAGGTTGAGATATAGACTAACCACTGCATAATTGTAACAGCACCCAAATTGGATAGTTTGTCGTCCCTTGCCCCTCATCCACTTTTGGGGAGCAGAAAATGTTCGCTCTGAACAAGTGAAGAATTAACATCATATAGTCCATCAGAAACAACAACAGCAAACACTAAATAGTCAAGGAAATTGCTGTGAGAAAaagtattttatgttttcagcATCTAAAGGTAAGTCGTTAGCATACTGATATTGACCCCACCACAGGATCTAAAGTCTGATTTTTCCTAAATAATATCTCTGTTAAATTACAAGACAATATTTACTGAATAAGGTATCTGGATAATGCTTCAATTcattaactaataatataaaaaaatcaaatatggaTAGTTGACAAATCAGAAGCAAATATAGTGGTAAAAAATCTTAACAGAATGACTGAAGTGACAGAACAAGCATGTTATTGACAGTTTGTAGTACCAGAAACAGGTTGGGAGACACGAATTAATAAAATTCTACAATAAGTTGCAGTTATAAATCATCAAATCCATAATATTACTTTACACTCGCAGCAGCTGTGCTAAAGAACACCTCAAATAATctgattaaatttatatttgaaataaatataaaattcaacccTCAAAACTATTTTTGTTGCTTAAGTCCTCTAAAAGTTTCTGTTTACACAAACTGGTCCCAACCAGTGCTAAACTTTTTAAGAACATAATCACCCAATGGAAGTTGTTAACTCGTTAATAAGTTCATACCCTCAGAGAACAACTAAACTTGAAAGGCTAAAGCAACAAAtgtaataaatgaaaaagtagatatttacatttttcattAAAGTTCAGCACAATAAGCCATGAAGAGTGACTGCGATTTCGGCTACATGCTTGATTTTATTATGTACTCTCTCTGAACATAATTATGAGAAAAAACATAAAGTTTGGTAGACCAAATTCTAAGCAAATTATAAGTGCTTGCACCCCACTTGATGAAATCTTATAAaacataactttaaaataattgagattATATTTTCTATGACTCTTATTCTTGATAAAAGAATCCAATGATGGAAGTTTTGGTGTGGGGGGAGGggattattttcaaatttgattagTAGAATTAAATGACATTGACACCCCCTTAACTAGTGCAAATATTAGTTAATCTTACTTACATTTGAGTCCAGAGAGaattcatataattttcttcttccttttcggAGTACAATGAGGTTTAAACCTAAACAAGTTAAAGGTTGGACTCTCATTTCCTAAGACTGTCTATATGGCATAAAATCTGCTGAATCTTGCGAATGAATCTCAGTATCTGGAGAGATTAGTCTTTAGTCAGTCAACACCAAAATACATAAGTCCTCATGAAAACTATCTAAACTCCCCAACCCCTTACATTCTTCCTTAACAAAGGTAAATTAAAAAACAGCAATGGCAAAACAAATACGGAATTCAGTCAGATGTCAGTTCTTTTGAACCTAAAGAACTATAAGACAAGGAAACAGAAGCCCATAACAAGATCACACAGGACATacaaacataaagaaaaacCATAAACGATTGAAACAAGTCGAGAATAGAGATCACAAACCTTTCAATTCTCCTCTTTTCCCCATGTCCTGTAATGAAGCAACATAATTGACAATTCTTCTCTGTTCAGCAGCACTGAAAATCCCAGTGTGGAGTTCAAGCCCTCCAAGAATGTTGACAAGCTTCCCATTAACCCTCTCAAAGCAGGCAAAGTCTTTCTTGCGCCTCACACTCGTGAACCTAAGGTACTCCCTCCGCTCCGGAGGCAAAGTAGGCTTCTCAGCCACAGCCGCACCCACACCAGAAGCATCATTCGAATTACCCATAACAACATTAACCacattgttgttgttttcttcttcGCCAAACTCATCATCCTCTTGGGCCATGTCAGCCCAACAAACTCTCTGGCTAGGAGTCTCCACACAGGAATTCACCTCCGCCCCATCTTTCCAACTCCCCAGCGAGTGCGTGTCGCAGTTATCTTCAGCGTCGTTTTGGTCATTGGGGCTGTCGTTTTGGGGCACTTCACCTGAAACCAAAGAACCCATAAACCGTAAGAAAAAAACGGGTGAAACCCAGATGGAAAAAAACGAGAATTTGGGAGAAAGGTAAGGGTCTTGCGACCTGGGTCGATGGATTGAATACGATCGGAGAGAGATTGAGTGCAGCGCGCGCAGAGATCTTGGGAGAGGAAGGGGAGCCACGTGGCGAGAAACTCCGAAGCGGTTCGGAGATCCGAAGGTGTGTAGTTTAAGAGGAAAGGGTCGGTGTCGGAAGCGTTGATGTTGTTGGGTTTACGTTGTTGGTGGTGCTGTTTCTCCATGGCGAGGTGAGTCAACTCGGAAGGTAGAATCggggagaagaagaagaataataataacacagAAAGCAGTAAAGACCGCACACAACGAGATACTATGCTTCCTCACTTGCTGCGATTTGTTGTTTGACGTTGTGGTTTAACTTCATTATATAGATGTATATAGATATAAGATAtgtttttgatatataaatatatatagagagatatttttattttctttgaaatcattaaaattgtatttgGCTTTAACCAACAAGATTTGATTTTCAAAGTCTTTTTATCGcttttttaatatagttttattgaaataatatatatatatatatatatatatatatatataaagatatataaatatttttattttgtttagatccactaaaattatatttggctTATCAAACAagatttgattttcaaaatcttttttattgttcttttaATATAGCTttactgaaaaataattatcttaatttgGGAATGTAGTTTGTATAAATAAGATAAGATTTCTTTTATAAGATTTGAGTAATCAGAGTTAATACATTAAAGGTATGAaatagtgtgtgtgtgtgtgtgtatatatatatatatatatatatatatatatatatatatatatatatatatatatatatatatatatatatatatatatatatatatatatatatatacacttttgCCTTATAacgattacaaaataaaaaatatttttttaattattattaaaatgaaaaatgctattaaatttgtaaaaaatatatttttaaaaaataattagaaaaaatagttcaaaaatctaatgagtaaaataattaatacgatagtttattatattattatagtaagatgattcaattttttattttctacattttttcgatttatctctttaaatatttttttttgaatttatcattttttttaaattcaatatgATTTGTAATAATCAATATGTTAAagatttgtaataattatttcaatatgattaaattcaaattttaattttgtattagcGGAAACATATGGGTGCATATATGTGTCCCATTTTACCTTatggtaattaaatataaaaaattaattttattaattattattaaaataaaaaatatacttttaaaaataattataaataacagttaaaaaaattaaaaaaaggtaaaataatcaataaaaatatttatatggaGAAGAGTaaagttgataataaaatttgtatctaaaagtgattaatttcaattttgtatgaaaaaaaattaattcatatttgATGTTATTAGATAATTggactaaaatattattaatgtatttgttttctagaaaaaaaaaaccaactctttgtattttttatttaaaatttagtttaatgataaaaaatatttttattgacaaTTATTAGTTGTTATTTATCTATGTATTTTTGATAGTATGTAATTTATTAAAGAGATAGGTCCATACTCATCTGGACTAATAGGATGTTCAATTTTAGGTACAAGAGTAATAAAGAAAGCTTTACAACTTGTAGGTATGTTTCCACTCTATAAACTAATAGGATTTTCAGGTTTAGGTACAAGAGTAATAAAGAAAGTGTTACAACTTGTTGGTATCTTTCCACTAATCTGAAACACATTAATTACTTGAACCATCGGGACTTGGACTTTTAGTGCTTTCACACTGCCATATAACATCCTCAATTTCAATCTCAAATATAGGTGTCATGAGTCAATTATTATCTTCAATAGTCAATGTAGAGAAATATATACTATCTAGTTTCACATCCAACCCGTCCATCTCACTTAATCTCTTATGAAAGAAGACTTTAACATCATTCATCACCATATTTAATCCACACACCATATTTAACCATAAgtgattaatttcaattttgtatgaaaacaaattaattcaCATTTGATTTCATTAGACAATTAgactaaaatatcattattgtacttgatttttagaaaaaaactatctctttgtattttagatttaaaatttaatttaatgataaaaagtttttttattgacaattattagttattactCATCTATATAGTACTTCTAATAGTATCTGATGTATGCAACTTATCAAAGAAATTTGTCCATACTCATCTAGGCTATTAGGGTTTTCAGTTTTAGGTACAAGAGTAATAAGGGAGCCTTACAACCTCTTGGTATCTTTCTAACCTCTAGACTAATAGGGTTTTCAGTTTTAGTATCAGTTTTAGTACAAGAGTAATAAAGGAAGTGTTAAGACTTGTTGATATCTTTCCACTGATCTGAAACACATTAATTGTTTGAACAATGGGGACCTGAACATTTAATGCTTTCACACTATCATATAACATCTTTAATTTCAATCTCAAATATAGGTGTCATGAGTCAACTATTATCTTCAGTAGtcaatgtagaaaaagagaTATCATCTGGTCTCACATCTAACCCATCCATCTCATTTAATCTCTTATGAAATAAGACTATAACCTCATTCTTCAACATATTTATTCCTCACaccatatttaaccataattgattaatttcaattttgtatgaaaaaaattaattcacatttgatttgattagacaattagattaaaatatcattactgTGTTtgatttttagaagaaaaaaaaattgtctctttgtattttagatttaaaatttgatttaatgataaaaaggttttttattgataattattagttattactCATCCATATAGTATTTCTAATAGTATATGATGTATGCAACTTATCAAAGAGATTTGTCCATACTCATCTAGGCTAATAGGGTTTTTAGTTTTAGGTACAAGAATAATAAGGGAGCCTTACAACTTGTTGGTATCTTTCCACTCTCTAGACTAACAGGGTTTTCAGTTTTAGGTATGAGAGTAATAAAGGAAGCATTATAACTTGTTAGTATCTTTCCACTTATTTGAAACACATTAATTGCTTGAATCATGGGGACTTGGACACTTAATGCTTTCACACTACCATATaactagagatgtcaaaatgggtcagGCCCGTCGGGCCGGCACGCCAGCCAGCCAAAAAAAGGGCGGGCCGAGTTGAAAATTTCAGCCCGCCAACCCACTATAACCCGACCCGCCTAGCTCACCAGTTTAGCAGaccaaaacgggccagcccacCCTGACCCGTCAacctgttttttatttttattttatgttcttttaatttttaatgtttaaaattaaaaataattaaaaaataatacttttttatattatataaataaatttatatatataaaatagatttataaacaaaaatttataaaaaattaaaaaaaattaaaaaaaaaagtttataaaaaattaaaaaaaaaaaaagacaagcCAGCCCGCGGGCTAGCCCGCTTGTTCGCCAGCTTGCCCTAAGATGGGACGGGTTGCAATATCCAGCCCATTTATTGGTAGCGGGCCAGCCTGATCGGACCCGTTTTTGGTAGGCCACAAGCGGGCTGGACCAAAACGGGTCAGGCTGACCCGTTTTGCCATCCCTACATATAACATCTTTAATTTCAATCTCAAATATAAGTGTCATGAGTCAACTATAATCTTCAATAGTCAATCCAAAAAAAGAGATACTATCCAACCTCACATTTAACCCATCCATCTCATTTAGGCCCTGTTCTTTTGAGGGGATGTACTGTTCAAGAGGATTGGAGAGGAAGGCATGGAGAGTGATCACCTTGTTCTTTTTGGGGTGATGCAAGGGAATGGCAGGGATGGATTAGAGGGATGACTAAAAAATTCCATCCCTCTACTATGGAAGAGATTAGAAGATGATGGATACAAAATTACCATTTTATCCtcgtcatatttattttttacctctCTTATCCTCGTAATTTTTTGACACGTGTTCATACAGTGTTGTCTTCTTTCTTATTTCTTcacataaatttatcttttaattttagttttaatttattaataaaaataaataaaattttattattaacaaacatctaaaaatctaaaagttaaaaatatataaacaatatataattctataaaatttgaaaaaaagaaaaaaatttattaaaaaatgttacctatattattaacaaacataatcaaattaaaaaaatatgttcatatcaaataaacaaaaaaaattatatttcaaagacttaaaaacaaaaaatatatataacataaataaattatttttcatgtaaatattaaattgataaatgttaaatttaatttcataccaaataaatttgattattcattttttataaatatatttatattatttcacacaattaatagaaattaaataaattattctaaatgatttatatagcattttatattacttttaacattagggatattttggtaatcttatttttttatctattaatttttttttaatatgtcacatcactcaattcaatcacaaactttcacaaatttCACTCTCTAATCTACTCTAAAATCACTTCCTAATCCCTTAAAAAGAACAACATCAACTTCACCCTCTAATCCTTCCCATCTCTTTCTCTCCCTCTCCTTTTAATCATTCCTCTCAAAAGAACAGAGCCTTAATCTCTTATGAAAGAAGACTTTAACATCATTCTTCACCATATTTAATCCTCACaccatatttaaccataattgattaatttcaatttggtaTGAAAAAGATTAATTCACATTTGATTTGATTAGAATTTTAGACTAAAATATCATTACTGTAATTGATTGTTAGAAGAAAGAAAAccatctctttgtatttttgatttaaaattaaatttaatgataaaaagttTTTCTATTGACAATTATTAGTTGTTACTCATCTATATAGTATTTCTAATAGTATCTGATGTATGCAACTTATCAAAGAGATTTGTCCATACTCATCTAGGCTAATAGGGTTTTTAGTTTTACATACATACAAGAGTAATAAGGGAGCCTTACAATTTGTTGGTATCTTTCCACTCTCTAGACTAATAGGGTTTTCAGTTTTAGGTACAAGAGTAATAAAAGAAGTGTTACAACTTGTTGGTATCTTTCCACTGATCTGAAACACATTAATTGCTTGAACCATGTGGACCTGGACATTTAATACTTTCACACTGCCATATAACATCTTTAATTTCAATCTCAAATATAAGTGGCATGAGTCAACTATAATCTTCAATagtcaatttaaaaaaagagaTACTACCCAGTCTCACATCTAACCCATCCATCTCATTTAATCTCTTATGAAAGAAGACTTTAACCTCATTCTTCaccatatttaaccataattgattaatttcaattttgtatgaaaaaaaataattcacatTTGATTTGATTAGACAATTAGACTAAAATGTCATTACTGTAATTGAttgttagaagaaaaaaaccatctctttgtatttttgatttaaaattaaatttaatgataaaaaaaaattctattgaCAATTATTAGTTGTTACTCATCTATATAGTATTTCTAATAGTATCTGATGTATGCAACTTATCAAAGAGATTTGTCCATACTCATTTAGGCTAATAGAATTTTCAGATTTAGGTACAAGAGTAGTCAAGGGATACAACTTGTTGGTATCTTTCTACTGATCTGAAACACATTAATTGCTTGGACCATGGGGACCTGGACATTTAATGCTTTCACACTGCCATATAGCATTTTTATAACATCTTTCCACAGATCTGAAACACATTAATTGCTTGAACCATGGGACCTGGGTCAACTATTATCTTCAATAGTCAATTTAGAAAAAGAGTTATTATCCAGCCTCTAGGACTCTATCTAATATACTTTTTGCACTACCATTAAGTCTATATCATGTGTACTTCCGTCCAACTAAAGGCAGATCAATCACCTCCATCTTATTTATAAACTTATTGAAACTTATCACTTCTCTCCTACTTGTTCCATCCTAGTTAATCCATTCTCTCTCATATGAGTTTCTAACTGCATTAAAGTTCTCCATTAGGGCTCAAGTCTTACAATCATCCTTCCATctaattttaactatttcttCCAACATATGAATAATCTTATCTCTTTAATCACCAAAAGAATATACATTTACTACTACAACAGTGTTATCACTTCTGTTGTGTTTCATGAAGGCCAGAAATTGTTGTAGAAGCTAACTGAAATCACGAAGACAGTAAGTTTCTTTTAGTATGTAGATTCATTATCCTTAAAGACTTATTCGCAGTGTGTTGCACAAATAATCTAAAATACAACAAGAGCTTCTTGAATTTATCGAGGATTTCATAACTAGATAGAACTTTTGAAAGAGCAAAATAAAAGAATCCAATataatagtaaaaagaaaagaacaaacaaaaagaaataaaattgtttacttATAGACAAAGGAAGTGGTTTGTTATGCATGGTGACAAACTAACTGATCACAATGCTTCATTTGACTTGTGGAAGACGCAGTCAACGTCCAATGATTGTAGTGGACGTTCAGTGATCatctttatttatcttttagaCTTTCTCTCTTCAtcctcaaaatttatattaatgatttatatatatatatttatatctaaaaATGGAGTTAAGTGAAGCGACCACATTTCTGTTCAGAATA from Vigna unguiculata cultivar IT97K-499-35 chromosome 8, ASM411807v1, whole genome shotgun sequence encodes:
- the LOC114194648 gene encoding RNA demethylase ALKBH9B-like, with protein sequence MEKQHHQQRKPNNINASDTDPFLLNYTPSDLRTASEFLATWLPFLSQDLCARCTQSLSDRIQSIDPGEVPQNDSPNDQNDAEDNCDTHSLGSWKDGAEVNSCVETPSQRVCWADMAQEDDEFGEEENNNNVVNVVMGNSNDASGVGAAVAEKPTLPPERREYLRFTSVRRKKDFACFERVNGKLVNILGGLELHTGIFSAAEQRRIVNYVASLQDMGKRGELKERTFSAPQKWMRGKGRQTIQFGCCYNYAVDRDGNPPGILPHSMVDPLPDLFKVIIRRLIKWHVLPPTCVPDSCIVNIYEEGDCIPPHIDNHDFVRPFCTVSFLSECNIVFGANLKIVGPGEFDGSIAIPLPVGSVLVLNGNGADVAKHCVPAVPAKRISITFRRMDESKRPFGYVPEPDLQGIQPLTYKAEDEKKSGGHRSSHHVRRQRDRRGGRNDAMGFASRNDRFSERDSNHNTPRSGNRWSRNLDG